A window of the Linepithema humile isolate Giens D197 chromosome 4, Lhum_UNIL_v1.0, whole genome shotgun sequence genome harbors these coding sequences:
- the LOC136999621 gene encoding cytochrome P450 4c3-like — protein MLFVIVIILFLVYLFELNKKKYYKLKRNLQFAFSLPGESILTVFIKTLQIAWKYEELVNYLLTFTKKYGSPSRFCFGTDLFVLLAKPEDYKVVLANVNGNYKSSVMKLYSPLLGNGIIRVSGAAHRLRRKIIQSSLNAKSVSDYITFFDNYSNYCGDYLEKEVGGHTFDIKPYIGRYVTDIYLASIGGIEGTAYKGEYDELLYWQERLMKYVYKKVVTPWLQLEWIFSLSDNAKQQSVGQKMIQNFVHKIILQKSVERDTPNYDNEILQKPKSVASNYLNYVKQLSDDATGKSRAVSDEDVNDDIRNLYAAIQNTVMELTSFIFLLLGIHTEIQEKLRKEILLTFGNDKIDAKRLTSIRYLNMVIQETLRLFPPAPIIARQLTEDIKLESCVLPNGCYVIIPVFTIHRDPAYWNKPEEFIPERFSPKNSSSHHRYTYIPFGTGLRDCPGQRYTFLSVGAAIVNLLRRFRFVATGSVKDVKLTNDILLRSRDGIKLSMFRLEDHR, from the exons ATGCTTTTTGTAATAGTCATAATATTGTTTCTTGTGTATCTTTTCGAActtaacaagaaaaaatattacaaattaaaaagaaatttgcaatttgccTTTTCGTTGCCTGGTGAATCTATATTGACAGTGTTTATCAAAACGCTGCAAATTGCTTGGAAATATGAAG aattagtaaattatttgttaacgtttactaaaaaatatggaaGCCCTAGCCGTTTTTGTTTCGGAACAGATTTATTTGTACTACTCGCAAAACCTGAGGATTATAAG GTCGTACTTGCGAACGTGAACGGCAATTACAAAAGCTCAGTTATGAAACTGTATTCTCCACTTCTTGGGAACGGAATTATCAGAGTTTCAG gTGCAGCTCATAGGTTACGgcgcaaaataatacaatccTCTTTGAATGCCAAGTCAGTGTCTGAttacataacattttttgataattatagcAATTATTGTGGGgattatttggaaaaagaagTTGGTGGTCATACGTTTGACATAAAGCCGTACATAGGGCGATACGTgactgatatatatttag cATCAATTGGAGGTATAGAAGGAACGGCGTATAAAGGTGAATATGATGAACTACTGTACTGGCAAGAAAG attaatgaaatatgtatataaaaaagtggTAACACCATGGCTACAATTGGAATGGATTTTTTCTCTGAGCGATAACGCGAAACAACAATCCGTTGGTcaaaaaatgatacaaaacTTTGTTCATAAA ataaTATTGCAGAAATCAGTGGAACGCGATACTCCAAATTATGATAATGAGATCCTCCAAAAGCCAAAATCCGTTGCTAGCAATTATTTGAACTATGTAAAGCAACTGTCTGATGATGCTACGGGTAAATCCCGCGCGGTGAGCGATGAAGACGTAAATGACGATATTCGCAATCTCTATGCGGCT aTACAAAATACAGTTATGGAATTGACatcctttatttttctattgttgGGAATACATACAGAAATACAA gaaaagttgcgaaaagaaatattgcttACATTCGGAAACGACAAGATTGATGCCAAGCGTCTCACGAGCATTCGATATCTTAATATGGTGATTCAAGAAACACTAAGATTGTTTCCTCCAGCACCTATAATTGCGCGACAACTTACGGAAGATATTAAACTGG AATCATGCGTCTTGCCGAATGGGTGTTACGTTATAATACCAGTGTTTACTATTCATCGTGATCCTGCATATTGGAATAAACCGGAGGAATTTATTCCTGAACGATTCTCGCCCAAAAACTCGTCAAGTCATCATCGGTACACTTACATTCCATTCGGCACAGGTCTTAGAGATTGCCcag gTCAACGATATACTTTTCTGTCCGTGGGAGCAGCAATAGTAAATTTATTGCGGCGGTTTCGCTTTGTAGCAACTGGCAGTGTAAAAGATGTCAAATtaacaaatgatattttattacgatCTCGAGACGGTATCAAATTATCTATGTTTCGCTTAGAAGATCATAGATAA